One genomic segment of Terriglobia bacterium includes these proteins:
- a CDS encoding metalloprotease family protein, giving the protein MFLIPGVVISVLTFPGVIVHEAAHLLCCRIARLAVFDVSYFRFGNPAGYVIHEATTDFKKNFLVAMGPFFLNSAFCVLFCFAAFLPLWEFRIADPLAYFFYWLGLSIGMHAFPSTQDLKAMWKLMPAEARKFNLLAIVSYPIVAVVYVLNYAKFFWADLAYGLAIGILLPIAIFKALV; this is encoded by the coding sequence ATGTTCCTGATCCCTGGCGTCGTCATCTCGGTGCTTACCTTTCCCGGAGTCATCGTGCACGAGGCGGCGCATTTGCTCTGCTGCCGCATTGCCCGGCTCGCGGTCTTTGACGTCAGTTATTTCCGCTTTGGCAATCCCGCCGGATATGTAATTCATGAAGCCACCACTGATTTCAAGAAAAACTTCCTGGTGGCGATGGGGCCGTTCTTTCTGAACTCAGCGTTCTGCGTGCTCTTTTGTTTCGCTGCATTTCTGCCGCTGTGGGAATTCCGCATCGCCGACCCTTTGGCCTATTTCTTCTACTGGCTGGGATTGTCCATTGGCATGCACGCCTTCCCCTCCACGCAGGACCTGAAAGCGATGTGGAAGCTCATGCCGGCGGAAGCGCGAAAGTTCAACCTGCTGGCGATTGTCAGCTACCCCATTGTGGCTGTGGTTTACGTCCTGAACTATGCCAAGTTTTTCTGGGCGGACCTGGCTTACGGGCTGGCGATTGGCATTTTGTTGCCCATCGCCATTTTCAAAGCGCTGGTTTAA
- a CDS encoding tetratricopeptide repeat protein, protein MRKATCSVCGSEQPSGEMFALDGRPICASCAEKLPAETKAAGEKLQLGRIMDPTICSVCATDLGDTALPLIGGKPVCDSCAPGLYHRPFPLWLKASLAVLLVLLGWSLWRSRHYFAAERHMVRGERAMGRQDYTRASNEFQQALLILPDTQKAVLLGAKANFMAGDPDGAERFLRQRSHWDHDDALYKEVNGIFKRSVDAVRKARRAVTLDGQGQYGEAARLMTEAAKEYPQALNLVIASEVFNSRAAFYRKDYDASLTFAQAALDKSPNDPNLNAGVAAAVACKYALTGDAKFRDQAEQLLAKAQTLAQASPDDRAAYDSYSVRIRYRLQSREILDKDEYDRRFPPKGAKR, encoded by the coding sequence ATGCGCAAAGCAACCTGTAGCGTCTGCGGTTCTGAACAACCGTCGGGAGAGATGTTTGCCCTGGACGGGAGGCCCATCTGCGCGTCTTGCGCGGAAAAGCTCCCGGCGGAAACCAAAGCAGCGGGCGAAAAGCTGCAGCTCGGGCGCATCATGGACCCCACCATCTGCTCGGTTTGCGCGACGGACCTCGGCGACACCGCGCTTCCGCTCATCGGCGGCAAACCGGTCTGCGATAGCTGCGCTCCCGGGCTCTACCATCGGCCATTCCCGCTCTGGCTCAAAGCCAGCCTGGCCGTGTTGCTCGTGCTTCTGGGATGGTCGCTGTGGCGCAGCCGGCATTACTTTGCCGCGGAACGCCACATGGTCCGTGGTGAACGCGCCATGGGCCGCCAAGACTATACCCGCGCTTCCAATGAATTTCAGCAAGCGCTCTTGATCTTGCCGGACACGCAAAAGGCCGTCCTTCTGGGCGCCAAAGCGAATTTCATGGCGGGTGATCCTGACGGCGCCGAGCGTTTCCTCAGGCAGCGCTCGCATTGGGATCATGATGATGCCCTGTACAAAGAAGTCAACGGGATATTTAAGCGCTCGGTGGACGCGGTGCGCAAAGCGCGGCGCGCCGTTACGCTTGATGGCCAAGGCCAGTATGGCGAGGCCGCTCGGCTCATGACCGAAGCCGCCAAGGAATACCCGCAAGCCCTTAACCTGGTGATTGCGTCTGAGGTCTTCAATTCGCGCGCCGCGTTTTATCGCAAAGATTATGATGCGTCGCTGACGTTTGCCCAGGCTGCCCTGGACAAAAGTCCCAACGATCCCAACCTCAATGCCGGCGTGGCTGCCGCCGTGGCTTGCAAATACGCTCTGACCGGAGACGCCAAGTTCCGCGACCAGGCCGAGCAGCTGCTGGCCAAGGCGCAAACTCTGGCGCAGGCCTCGCCCGACGACCGCGCTGCTTATGACAGCTACTCGGTGCGCATTCGCTACCGCTTGCAGTCCCGCGAGATTCTGGACAAAGACGAATACGACCGCCGTTTCCCGCCGAAAGGAGCCAAGCGCTGA
- a CDS encoding pseudouridine synthase yields MPYRYILFYKPFGALSQFSGAGHTLKQYISLKGVYPAGRLDHDSEGLLLLTDDGDLQHRLTDPKFQHPRTYWVQVEGSPSGDALRRLAEGVVIQGKRTLPAQARLLAEEPALPPRDPPIRFRKNIPTAWLELTLTEGRNRQVRRMTAAVGHPTLRLVRVAIGRLQLQGLQPGEWREISVEELKAIQGRPAR; encoded by the coding sequence GTGCCATACCGCTACATCCTCTTTTACAAGCCGTTTGGCGCGCTGAGCCAGTTTTCCGGCGCTGGGCATACGCTTAAGCAATACATTTCGCTCAAAGGCGTCTATCCCGCCGGCCGCCTCGATCATGACAGTGAAGGCCTGCTGCTGCTCACCGACGACGGCGACTTGCAGCACCGGCTCACCGATCCCAAGTTCCAACACCCGCGAACTTATTGGGTGCAAGTGGAAGGTAGCCCGTCGGGCGACGCATTGCGCCGCTTGGCCGAAGGCGTGGTCATCCAGGGCAAGCGCACGCTGCCGGCTCAGGCACGGCTTCTGGCGGAAGAACCGGCGCTTCCGCCGCGCGACCCTCCGATTCGCTTTCGCAAGAACATTCCCACGGCGTGGCTGGAGCTCACGCTCACCGAAGGCCGCAACCGCCAGGTGCGGCGGATGACCGCCGCGGTCGGCCATCCCACGCTTCGCCTGGTGCGCGTGGCCATCGGCCGGCTCCAACTGCAAGGTCTCCAGCCGGGAGAGTGGCGGGAGATCAGCGTCGAAGAGCTAAAAGCGATCCAGGGCAGGCCGGCTCGCTAG